A genomic window from Streptomyces sp. NBC_01429 includes:
- the msrA gene encoding peptide-methionine (S)-S-oxide reductase MsrA, which produces MFLSRRTPELPTPEQALRGRPEPEFTVDAPHTVLGNPLTGPYPRGLEVADFGLGCFWGAERKFWQTKGVWTTLVGYQGGFTPNPTYEEVCSGLTGHTEAVRVVYDPEIVSYADLLKVFWESHNPTQGFRQGNDVGTQYRSTLYPHTPAHAEAATASRDAYQQVLTAAGYQQITTEILPAEGRTFYPAEPYHQQYLDKNPDGYCGIGGTGVDLDAPSETNWGRSCPTGIAPAPEPSEG; this is translated from the coding sequence ATGTTCCTGTCCCGCCGCACCCCCGAGCTGCCCACGCCCGAGCAGGCGCTGCGCGGCCGGCCGGAACCCGAGTTCACGGTGGACGCGCCCCACACGGTCCTGGGCAACCCCCTGACGGGCCCGTACCCGCGCGGGCTGGAGGTCGCGGACTTCGGCCTGGGCTGTTTCTGGGGCGCGGAGCGCAAGTTCTGGCAGACGAAGGGCGTCTGGACGACCCTGGTCGGCTACCAGGGCGGCTTCACGCCGAACCCGACGTACGAGGAGGTCTGCTCGGGCCTGACCGGGCACACGGAGGCGGTCCGGGTGGTCTACGACCCCGAGATCGTCTCGTACGCCGATCTCCTGAAGGTCTTCTGGGAGTCCCACAACCCCACCCAGGGCTTCCGCCAGGGCAACGACGTCGGCACCCAGTACCGCTCCACCCTCTACCCGCACACCCCCGCCCACGCGGAGGCCGCCACGGCCTCCCGCGACGCGTACCAGCAGGTCCTGACCGCCGCCGGATACCAGCAGATCACCACGGAGATCCTCCCGGCCGAAGGCCGCACCTTCTACCCGGCGGAGCCGTACCACCAGCAGTACCTGGACAAGAACCCGGACGGCTACTGCGGCATCGGCGGCACAGGCGTCGACCTGGACGCCCCCTCGGAGACCAACTGGGGCCGCTCCTGCCCGACGGGCATCGCCCCGGCGCCGGAGCCGAGCGAGGGCTGA